A genome region from Calliopsis andreniformis isolate RMS-2024a chromosome 2, iyCalAndr_principal, whole genome shotgun sequence includes the following:
- the LOC143185119 gene encoding uncharacterized protein LOC143185119 isoform X3: MLDIILCWICWLFWAGLPTLTAYPVSSSIRTDFPYITASSKWERYWIQYMIGLLSVTATAFTLVGCLCCRRPRRPKGFQDKAEKCKQEFKDGNISQESAFEHSTEGLELDVPRILTIADRVQFEPLPVEHIISGSKTSGKPKPLPLSASYYEGRNSDSTTLPEPCKEWFDAQELHVPREKLKYLREIGHGWFGKVIEGRAELEGCKRTSKNAAVIVRILTEEATTKEKAWFLGEITPYLKLQHQNILTLLGCCLETDPYLLLFESCPVGDLKGFLLSNRDKKSQEALSKENIPIRMALDIAAGLKHMHDHGFVHTDLSARNCLVASDLSAKLGDYGIAVEKYPEDYYVVGDRALPIRWSAPESVEYTDTTIETREITSQANMWSYAILLWEIVTWGNRPYNDKSDEQVIQMLLSLKTDFSTNSIQILQAYLETCPSNILQAIHLCLNLNPQKRPNLDEVKQFLLNEHTEYLDFEQRWESLQINTTKHLRSASLQDLRGSIDSDYWTTIVDDTPRQSSFRLGPGELVRNVPNVKNNILVQHESGSETEEESWKGRIKQGVYTEKVKQKSKSVTDLMVLVHIDLDSDAELSMGAQTTDKYGKKKLSTTGSESDLRHSNQTDEFDETLRKLRDPLPNNTSNKIKMLDNSERPKLLTLTMDQGQTPILRLSLDDKEPIVETDTALTAHTSTEIRNDKHVLRLVSKGDPNLPLLRYVPDDTSFEMLKENDESRYNDVLSQQESTDNTCFSNNFSVNFEIDENNLVDVVRWNHALDSALEEKVPGFLDEGEFNEYMESSPKQSTSTPELVVTAVSTPDTPQSRTRYSAYNADDEFSNGEDTDLERRCLPNEEEEERKQLSTPDDEQSSDSGFRDKESCEEEENGCTTLAPSSSTNNSATLVPASTEEQQLQVLFELDTILDAEYNATLHKSEKNTENASSINCTDNKVLYINEEESDSIQTIDTVVETENNESYVRDVDLTENDTMKSVSEDEKETQTNIIENDEKIESKVANDKSPSPQNDLIENDLLVDTVCINEHQGPEQCLEEEKQIENEEQDQNENENEQRDQNENENEIHSQYKDGNETEDEDTSTMSLRSDNSYVSFGMDEEFVTAIRNELREKLPCAQMSVVEPLETHDDDDNPSVSSDIDNKQWDDDDSEESSNQGSGGVGISIRYNVYSTPLSPIQEERESTLTSESLMSNSRDVSIASKESVVSDDVLLVDTRTNKMILLEGLGERLQDDDHDTTNGDLSEDENLDYNCSVVRSRDDKSHIMIATGGAPLPSPEEESKWQQIPSSFPLPLPLPLEDDLMSTSFATEHGWGSQDEDEEEEEDEEDEEDEDNSSSSGEFVWKRYNEPHIEQVQIRSTLSNTEEAIVDAEGRMDAEEEEEEEEEEEEVEEVEEEEEEEFTPSAWNATLAPHRSALRSPDKTLKSGM, translated from the exons ATGTTGGATATAATATTATGCTGGATATGTTGGCTGTTTTGGGCGGGTCTACCGACTCTTACAGCTTATCCTGTGTCTTCTTCAATACGAACAG ATTTTCCATACATCACTGCTTCATCGAAATGGGAACGATACTGGATACAATATATGATTGGTCTTCTAAGCGTGACTGCTACAGCATTTACTTTAGTCGGATGTTTATGTTGCAGAAGACCTAGACGACCTAAAGGATTTCAG GATAAAGCAGAAAAGTGCAAACAG GAATTCAAAGATGGAAATATTAGTCAAGAATCAGCATTTGAACATTCTACTGAAGGCTTAGAGTTAGACGTTCCACGTATATTAactattgcagacagagtgcaaTTTGAACCTTTGCCTGTTGAACATATTATATCTGGATCTAAAACTTCTGGAAAACCTAAACCATTACCGTTATCGGCATCATATTATGAAGGACGTAATTCAGACTCTACTACTCTCCCAGAGCCTTGCAAGGAATGGTTTGATGCACAGGAATTACATGTACCTAGAGAAAAATTAAAGTATTTGAGAGAAATTGGTCATGGTTGGTTTGGAAAAGTGATAGAAGGTCGAGCAGAGTTAGAAGGATGCAAAAGGACTTCCAAAAACGCTGCGGTTATTGTAAGAATTCTTACAGAGGAGGCTACTACAAAGGAAAAAGCCTGGTTTCTCGGCGAAATTACACCATATTTAAAACTACAACATCAAAATATTTTGACTTTACTTGGTTGTTGTCTAGAAACTGATCCATATCTGTTGCTTTTCGAATCATGTCCAGTAGGTGATCTTAAAGGATTTTTGCTATCAAATCGAGATAAAAAGTCTCAAGAAGCACTTAGTAAAGAAAATATTCCAATACGAATGGCACTGGATATTGCAGCTGGTTTAAAACATATGCATGATCATGGATTTGTACACACAGATTTATCTGCTAGGAACTGTTTAGTGGCATCAGATCTATCTGCAAAATTAGGAGATTATGGAATTGCTGTAGAAAAGTATCCTGAAGATTATTATGTAGTTGGAGATCGAGCATTGCCTATTAGGTGGTCAGCACCAGAAAGTGTAGAATATACTGACACAACTATTGAAACAAGAGAAATTACGTCTCAAGCAAATATGTGGAGTTATGCTATCCTTCTTTGGGAAATTGTTACATGGGGAAACAGACCATACAATGATAAAAGTGACGAGCAAGTCATTCAAATGCTGTTATCTTTAAAAACTGATTTCTCGACAAATAGCATACAAATACTGCAAGCCTACTTAGAAACATGCCCGTCAAACATATTACAAGCTATTCACTTATGTTTAAATTTGAATCCACAGAAGAGACCAAACTTGGACGAAGTAAAGCAATTCCTTTTAAATGAACATACAGAATATTTAGATTTTGAACAGAGATGGGAAAGTTTACAAATCAATACTACTAAACATCTTCGAAGCGCTAGTTTACAAGATCTTCGAGGTAGCATTGATTCAGATTATTGGACAACTATTGTAGATGATACGCCACGGCAATCGTCATTTCGTCTTGGACCAGGCGAATTAGTAAGAAATGTACCAAacgttaaaaataatattttggtTCAACACGAGTCTGGTTCTGAAACTGAAGAGGAAAGTTGGAAAGGACGAATTAAACAAGGAGTTTACACTGAAAAAGTCAAACAAAAGTCTAAATCTGTTACTGATCTAATGGTGCTTGTACATATCGATCTCGATTCTGATGCGGAATTATCAATGGGAGCTCAAACAACAGACAAATATGGGAAGAAAAAATTATCTACCACTGGCAGTGAGAGTGATCTTAGACATAGTAATCAAACTGATGAATTTGATGAAACTCTGAGAAAATTAAGAGATCCTTTACCAAATAATACTTCTAATAAGATCAAAATGTTAGATAATTCAGAACGGCCAAAATTACTGACATTAACTATGGATCAAGGGCAGACACCAATTTTAAGATTATCTTTAGACGATAAAGAACCTATTGTAGAAACTGATACTGCACTTACTGCACATACAAGCACAGAAATTCGTAACGATAAACATGTATTGAGACTTGTATCAAAAGGAGATCCTAATCTTCCTCTTCTTCGCTATGTACCTGATGATACATCTTTCGAAATGTTGAAAGAGAACGACGAGTCTCGATATAATGACGTATTATCTCAACAAGAAAGCACTGACAATACTTGCTTTTCTAACAATTTTTCTGTTAATTTTGAGATAGACGAAAACAACTTAGTCGATGTTGTACGCTGGAATCATGCATTGGATTCTGCTTTAGAAGAAAAGGTACCTGGCTTTTTAGATGAAGGTGAATTTAACGAATATATGGAATCTTCGCCTAAACAAAGTACTAGCACACCAGAATTAGTTGTAACTGCTGTATCTACGCCAGATACGCCCCAATCTCGTACAAGATATTCTGCGTATAATGCAGATGATGAATTTTCTAACGGAGAAGATACAGACCTAGAAAGAAGATGCTTACCAaatgaagaagaggaagaacgaAAACAGTTATCTACTCCTGATGATGAGCAAAGTTCCGATTCTGGTTTCAGAGATAAAGAATCTTGCGAGGAAGAAGAGAATGGTTGCACTACATTGGCACCTTCATCTTCTACCAATAATTCTGCTACCCTTGTTCCAGCGTCTACCGAAGAGCAACAGTTGCAAGTCTTATTTGAACTAGACACAATCCTCGATGCCGAATATAATGCGACATTAcataaatctgaaaaaaatacagaaaacgCATCTTCAATTAATTGTACAGATAACAAAGTACTTTACATAAATGAAGAGGAATCTGATTCTATCCAGACTATTGATACTGTAGTTGAAACAGAAAataatgaaagttatgttcgagATGTCGATTTAACAGAGAATGATACTATGAAATCAGTATCAGAAGATGAGAAAGAAACGCAAACGAATATAATTGAAAATGACGAAAAAATTGAATCAAAAGTAGCGAATGATAAAAGTCCTTCTCCACAAAATGACTTAATAGAGAACGATTTGCTAGTGGATACGGTATGTATTAATGAACACCAAGGTCCAGAACAGTGTTTAGAAGAAGAAAAGCAAATTGAAAATGAAGAACAAGatcaaaatgaaaatgaaaatgaacaaCGAGatcaaaatgaaaatgaaaatgaaattcaTAGTCAGTACAAGGATGGAAAtgaaactgaggatgaggatactTCTACCATGAGTTTACGTAGTGATAATTCTTATGTATCATTTGGTATGGATGAAGAATTCGTAACAGCAATTCGAAATGAGCTTAGAGAAAAGTTACCTTGTGCTCAAATGTCTGTTGTGGAGCCTTTGGAAACtcatgatgatgatgataatcCTTCCGTGTCTAGCGATATTGACAATAAGCAATGGGATGATGATGATAGTGAAGAATCATCAAATCAAGGTAGTGGAGGAGTGGGTATTTCGATAAG GTATAATGTATACAGTACTCCGCTGAGCCCAATTCAGGAAGAACGAGAAAGTACTCTCACTTCTGAGTCTTTAATGTCGAATTCAAGAGATGTATCGATTGCTTCAAAGGAGTCTGTTGTATCTGATGACGTGTTATTAGTTGATACTCGAACAAACAAAATGATCTTGTTGGAAGGCTTAGGTGAAAGGTTGCAGGACGATGATCATGATACAACTAATGGAGATCTTTCTGAAGACGAAAATTTAGATTACAATTGCTCAGTAGTTCGTTCTCGAGATGATAAATCGCATATTATGATTgcaactggtggagcaccttTACCAAGTCCTGAAGAAGAATCTAAATGGCAACAAATACCTTCGTCATTTCCTTTACCACTACCTTTACCATTAGAAGATGATCTAATGTCGACGAGTTTTGCAACAGAACACGGGTGGGGCAGTCAGGATGAggatgaagaagaagaagaagatgagGAAGATGAAGAAGATGAAGATAACAGCTCTAGCTCTGGAGAATTTGTTTGGaag aGATACAATGAGCCTCATATTGAGCAAGTCCAAATTCGAAGTACTTTAAGTAATACTGAAGAAGCAATAGTAGATGCCGAAGGTAGAATGGAtgcagaagaggaagaagaagaggaagaagaggaagaagaggtaGAAGAGGtagaggaggaggaagaagaagaatttACTCCATCAGCTTGGAATGCGACACTAGCACCTCATCGTTCTGCGTTGAGATCTCCAGATAAAACATTAAAATCTGGC ATGTAG
- the LOC143185119 gene encoding uncharacterized protein LOC143185119 isoform X2, which translates to MLDIILCWICWLFWAGLPTLTAYPVSSSIRTDFPYITASSKWERYWIQYMIGLLSVTATAFTLVGCLCCRRPRRPKGFQDKAEKCKQEFKDGNISQESAFEHSTEGLELDVPRILTIADRVQFEPLPVEHIISGSKTSGKPKPLPLSASYYEGRNSDSTTLPEPCKEWFDAQELHVPREKLKYLREIGHGWFGKVIEGRAELEGCKRTSKNAAVIVRILTEEATTKEKAWFLGEITPYLKLQHQNILTLLGCCLETDPYLLLFESCPVGDLKGFLLSNRDKKSQEALSKENIPIRMALDIAAGLKHMHDHGFVHTDLSARNCLVASDLSAKLGDYGIAVEKYPEDYYVVGDRALPIRWSAPESVEYTDTTIETREITSQANMWSYAILLWEIVTWGNRPYNDKSDEQVIQMLLSLKTDFSTNSIQILQAYLETCPSNILQAIHLCLNLNPQKRPNLDEVKQFLLNEHTEYLDFEQRWESLQINTTKHLRSASLQDLRGSIDSDYWTTIVDDTPRQSSFRLGPGELVRNVPNVKNNILVQHESGSETEEESWKGRIKQGVYTEKVKQKSKSVTDLMVLVHIDLDSDAELSMGAQTTDKYGKKKLSTTGSESDLRHSNQTDEFDETLRKLRDPLPNNTSNKIKMLDNSERPKLLTLTMDQGQTPILRLSLDDKEPIVETDTALTAHTSTEIRNDKHVLRLVSKGDPNLPLLRYVPDDTSFEMLKENDESRYNDVLSQQESTDNTCFSNNFSVNFEIDENNLVDVVRWNHALDSALEEKVPGFLDEGEFNEYMESSPKQSTSTPELVVTAVSTPDTPQSRTRYSAYNADDEFSNGEDTDLERRCLPNEEEEERKQLSTPDDEQSSDSGFRDKESCEEEENGCTTLAPSSSTNNSATLVPASTEEQQLQVLFELDTILDAEYNATLHKSEKNTENASSINCTDNKVLYINEEESDSIQTIDTVVETENNESYVRDVDLTENDTMKSVSEDEKETQTNIIENDEKIESKVANDKSPSPQNDLIENDLLVDTVCINEHQGPEQCLEEEKQIENEEQDQNENENEQRDQNENENEIHSQYKDGNETEDEDTSTMSLRSDNSYVSFGMDEEFVTAIRNELREKLPCAQMSVVEPLETHDDDDNPSVSSDIDNKQWDDDDSEESSNQGSGGVGISIRYNVYSTPLSPIQEERESTLTSESLMSNSRDVSIASKESVVSDDVLLVDTRTNKMILLEGLGERLQDDDHDTTNGDLSEDENLDYNCSVVRSRDDKSHIMIATGGAPLPSPEEESKWQQIPSSFPLPLPLPLEDDLMSTSFATEHGWGSQDEDEEEEEDEEDEEDEDNSSSSGEFVWKRYNEPHIEQVQIRSTLSNTEEAIVDAEGRMDAEEEEEEEEEEEEVEEVEEEEEEEFTPSAWNATLAPHRSALRSPDKTLKSGDESVGVFVYL; encoded by the exons ATGTTGGATATAATATTATGCTGGATATGTTGGCTGTTTTGGGCGGGTCTACCGACTCTTACAGCTTATCCTGTGTCTTCTTCAATACGAACAG ATTTTCCATACATCACTGCTTCATCGAAATGGGAACGATACTGGATACAATATATGATTGGTCTTCTAAGCGTGACTGCTACAGCATTTACTTTAGTCGGATGTTTATGTTGCAGAAGACCTAGACGACCTAAAGGATTTCAG GATAAAGCAGAAAAGTGCAAACAG GAATTCAAAGATGGAAATATTAGTCAAGAATCAGCATTTGAACATTCTACTGAAGGCTTAGAGTTAGACGTTCCACGTATATTAactattgcagacagagtgcaaTTTGAACCTTTGCCTGTTGAACATATTATATCTGGATCTAAAACTTCTGGAAAACCTAAACCATTACCGTTATCGGCATCATATTATGAAGGACGTAATTCAGACTCTACTACTCTCCCAGAGCCTTGCAAGGAATGGTTTGATGCACAGGAATTACATGTACCTAGAGAAAAATTAAAGTATTTGAGAGAAATTGGTCATGGTTGGTTTGGAAAAGTGATAGAAGGTCGAGCAGAGTTAGAAGGATGCAAAAGGACTTCCAAAAACGCTGCGGTTATTGTAAGAATTCTTACAGAGGAGGCTACTACAAAGGAAAAAGCCTGGTTTCTCGGCGAAATTACACCATATTTAAAACTACAACATCAAAATATTTTGACTTTACTTGGTTGTTGTCTAGAAACTGATCCATATCTGTTGCTTTTCGAATCATGTCCAGTAGGTGATCTTAAAGGATTTTTGCTATCAAATCGAGATAAAAAGTCTCAAGAAGCACTTAGTAAAGAAAATATTCCAATACGAATGGCACTGGATATTGCAGCTGGTTTAAAACATATGCATGATCATGGATTTGTACACACAGATTTATCTGCTAGGAACTGTTTAGTGGCATCAGATCTATCTGCAAAATTAGGAGATTATGGAATTGCTGTAGAAAAGTATCCTGAAGATTATTATGTAGTTGGAGATCGAGCATTGCCTATTAGGTGGTCAGCACCAGAAAGTGTAGAATATACTGACACAACTATTGAAACAAGAGAAATTACGTCTCAAGCAAATATGTGGAGTTATGCTATCCTTCTTTGGGAAATTGTTACATGGGGAAACAGACCATACAATGATAAAAGTGACGAGCAAGTCATTCAAATGCTGTTATCTTTAAAAACTGATTTCTCGACAAATAGCATACAAATACTGCAAGCCTACTTAGAAACATGCCCGTCAAACATATTACAAGCTATTCACTTATGTTTAAATTTGAATCCACAGAAGAGACCAAACTTGGACGAAGTAAAGCAATTCCTTTTAAATGAACATACAGAATATTTAGATTTTGAACAGAGATGGGAAAGTTTACAAATCAATACTACTAAACATCTTCGAAGCGCTAGTTTACAAGATCTTCGAGGTAGCATTGATTCAGATTATTGGACAACTATTGTAGATGATACGCCACGGCAATCGTCATTTCGTCTTGGACCAGGCGAATTAGTAAGAAATGTACCAAacgttaaaaataatattttggtTCAACACGAGTCTGGTTCTGAAACTGAAGAGGAAAGTTGGAAAGGACGAATTAAACAAGGAGTTTACACTGAAAAAGTCAAACAAAAGTCTAAATCTGTTACTGATCTAATGGTGCTTGTACATATCGATCTCGATTCTGATGCGGAATTATCAATGGGAGCTCAAACAACAGACAAATATGGGAAGAAAAAATTATCTACCACTGGCAGTGAGAGTGATCTTAGACATAGTAATCAAACTGATGAATTTGATGAAACTCTGAGAAAATTAAGAGATCCTTTACCAAATAATACTTCTAATAAGATCAAAATGTTAGATAATTCAGAACGGCCAAAATTACTGACATTAACTATGGATCAAGGGCAGACACCAATTTTAAGATTATCTTTAGACGATAAAGAACCTATTGTAGAAACTGATACTGCACTTACTGCACATACAAGCACAGAAATTCGTAACGATAAACATGTATTGAGACTTGTATCAAAAGGAGATCCTAATCTTCCTCTTCTTCGCTATGTACCTGATGATACATCTTTCGAAATGTTGAAAGAGAACGACGAGTCTCGATATAATGACGTATTATCTCAACAAGAAAGCACTGACAATACTTGCTTTTCTAACAATTTTTCTGTTAATTTTGAGATAGACGAAAACAACTTAGTCGATGTTGTACGCTGGAATCATGCATTGGATTCTGCTTTAGAAGAAAAGGTACCTGGCTTTTTAGATGAAGGTGAATTTAACGAATATATGGAATCTTCGCCTAAACAAAGTACTAGCACACCAGAATTAGTTGTAACTGCTGTATCTACGCCAGATACGCCCCAATCTCGTACAAGATATTCTGCGTATAATGCAGATGATGAATTTTCTAACGGAGAAGATACAGACCTAGAAAGAAGATGCTTACCAaatgaagaagaggaagaacgaAAACAGTTATCTACTCCTGATGATGAGCAAAGTTCCGATTCTGGTTTCAGAGATAAAGAATCTTGCGAGGAAGAAGAGAATGGTTGCACTACATTGGCACCTTCATCTTCTACCAATAATTCTGCTACCCTTGTTCCAGCGTCTACCGAAGAGCAACAGTTGCAAGTCTTATTTGAACTAGACACAATCCTCGATGCCGAATATAATGCGACATTAcataaatctgaaaaaaatacagaaaacgCATCTTCAATTAATTGTACAGATAACAAAGTACTTTACATAAATGAAGAGGAATCTGATTCTATCCAGACTATTGATACTGTAGTTGAAACAGAAAataatgaaagttatgttcgagATGTCGATTTAACAGAGAATGATACTATGAAATCAGTATCAGAAGATGAGAAAGAAACGCAAACGAATATAATTGAAAATGACGAAAAAATTGAATCAAAAGTAGCGAATGATAAAAGTCCTTCTCCACAAAATGACTTAATAGAGAACGATTTGCTAGTGGATACGGTATGTATTAATGAACACCAAGGTCCAGAACAGTGTTTAGAAGAAGAAAAGCAAATTGAAAATGAAGAACAAGatcaaaatgaaaatgaaaatgaacaaCGAGatcaaaatgaaaatgaaaatgaaattcaTAGTCAGTACAAGGATGGAAAtgaaactgaggatgaggatactTCTACCATGAGTTTACGTAGTGATAATTCTTATGTATCATTTGGTATGGATGAAGAATTCGTAACAGCAATTCGAAATGAGCTTAGAGAAAAGTTACCTTGTGCTCAAATGTCTGTTGTGGAGCCTTTGGAAACtcatgatgatgatgataatcCTTCCGTGTCTAGCGATATTGACAATAAGCAATGGGATGATGATGATAGTGAAGAATCATCAAATCAAGGTAGTGGAGGAGTGGGTATTTCGATAAG GTATAATGTATACAGTACTCCGCTGAGCCCAATTCAGGAAGAACGAGAAAGTACTCTCACTTCTGAGTCTTTAATGTCGAATTCAAGAGATGTATCGATTGCTTCAAAGGAGTCTGTTGTATCTGATGACGTGTTATTAGTTGATACTCGAACAAACAAAATGATCTTGTTGGAAGGCTTAGGTGAAAGGTTGCAGGACGATGATCATGATACAACTAATGGAGATCTTTCTGAAGACGAAAATTTAGATTACAATTGCTCAGTAGTTCGTTCTCGAGATGATAAATCGCATATTATGATTgcaactggtggagcaccttTACCAAGTCCTGAAGAAGAATCTAAATGGCAACAAATACCTTCGTCATTTCCTTTACCACTACCTTTACCATTAGAAGATGATCTAATGTCGACGAGTTTTGCAACAGAACACGGGTGGGGCAGTCAGGATGAggatgaagaagaagaagaagatgagGAAGATGAAGAAGATGAAGATAACAGCTCTAGCTCTGGAGAATTTGTTTGGaag aGATACAATGAGCCTCATATTGAGCAAGTCCAAATTCGAAGTACTTTAAGTAATACTGAAGAAGCAATAGTAGATGCCGAAGGTAGAATGGAtgcagaagaggaagaagaagaggaagaagaggaagaagaggtaGAAGAGGtagaggaggaggaagaagaagaatttACTCCATCAGCTTGGAATGCGACACTAGCACCTCATCGTTCTGCGTTGAGATCTCCAGATAAAACATTAAAATCTGGC GATGAATCGGTAGGtgtatttgtttatttatag